A region of Thermococcus barossii DNA encodes the following proteins:
- a CDS encoding glycosyltransferase family 39 protein, translating into MVMRRIGTFKLQCNNPYVYLFLGYLIIIAGIITFPYFLTRKTPPGYIIGGDTLVHAAIARGIYLGRNPFLDQTYNIYPNWYPFLYHTVVASAAKATGMSIETIMIAFQAFLAITMILVLFYVARGLWGAKAGVYAASLSLMLLGSHIYPNPKELAPLLGVLSIYFVLKRMYVPSGFLLGLAFWTHYAFTLPLVGLPILFAIVQKEKKNILVPILAFLIFSPFVINAAVHSGRLPQIESIYNPWETDTLVNKLKSLLPPVYLVPFLVLSFLRWNRERDPLSGALFLLVGIIAIARLFPELLQPFGVYIWSKRFVGMLRYIYTLLSAYGASGVELSTKRASTLLTVTMLLLVPLAGAVIFWDSVDNDQFVWISEYDFSLYYPEEHFLEVSSWIWNNTERDDVVATSEEVGMVLNALTGRPIVATLYGHGNTFIDNQKRREDLEQLFTSSCNRKKEIVARYDVEVIITEPFVYEHWNVTDIECIAVPVYQIENVTIWEVKE; encoded by the coding sequence ATGGTCATGAGAAGAATAGGGACGTTTAAGCTACAATGTAATAATCCCTATGTATATTTGTTTTTAGGCTACCTGATAATAATCGCAGGCATCATAACGTTTCCATACTTTTTAACTAGGAAAACGCCTCCCGGATACATAATTGGTGGTGACACGTTGGTTCATGCAGCTATAGCTAGGGGTATCTATTTGGGCAGGAACCCCTTTTTGGACCAAACATACAACATATATCCAAACTGGTACCCATTTTTGTATCATACTGTGGTAGCAAGTGCAGCAAAGGCAACGGGAATGTCAATTGAAACCATAATGATAGCTTTCCAAGCGTTTCTTGCCATAACAATGATCCTTGTACTGTTTTATGTGGCCAGAGGCCTGTGGGGGGCCAAAGCAGGAGTATATGCAGCCTCACTATCCTTGATGTTGTTAGGCTCGCATATATACCCCAACCCCAAAGAGTTGGCACCATTATTGGGTGTTCTCTCTATTTATTTTGTGTTAAAGCGTATGTATGTACCGTCTGGGTTTTTACTGGGCCTAGCATTTTGGACGCATTATGCCTTCACCCTGCCCCTTGTGGGACTTCCAATCCTGTTCGCGATTGTTCAGAAAGAAAAAAAGAACATCTTAGTGCCCATTTTGGCATTTCTTATATTCTCTCCGTTTGTTATCAATGCTGCGGTTCATTCGGGAAGACTGCCACAAATAGAGAGTATTTACAATCCTTGGGAGACCGATACACTTGTAAATAAACTGAAAAGTCTACTTCCTCCTGTGTACCTTGTTCCTTTTTTGGTTTTGTCGTTTCTCCGATGGAATCGGGAAAGAGACCCTTTATCGGGGGCACTTTTTTTATTGGTGGGAATCATTGCAATCGCCAGACTTTTTCCAGAATTACTGCAACCCTTTGGAGTATACATATGGTCCAAGCGTTTTGTGGGAATGCTCAGGTACATATACACCCTGTTGAGTGCATATGGAGCTTCTGGCGTTGAGCTATCAACTAAAAGAGCGTCAACCCTTCTAACTGTTACAATGCTCCTTTTAGTACCCCTAGCTGGAGCGGTGATTTTCTGGGATTCTGTAGATAATGATCAATTTGTATGGATTTCCGAATATGACTTTTCCCTTTATTATCCTGAGGAACACTTTCTTGAGGTGAGTTCTTGGATATGGAACAATACAGAGCGGGATGATGTTGTTGCTACTAGTGAGGAAGTGGGAATGGTGTTAAATGCACTGACTGGACGTCCAATAGTTGCCACGTTATATGGGCATGGAAACACCTTTATTGACAACCAAAAAAGACGAGAAGACTTGGAACAACTCTTTACAAGTTCTTGCAATAGGAAAAAGGAGATCGTTGCCAGATATGACGTCGAGGTTATAATAACCGAGCCATTTGTTTATGAGCACTGGAACGTGACAGATATTGAGTGTATCGCTGTACCCGTATATCAGATTGAGAATGTTACGATATGGGAGGTGAAAGAATGA
- a CDS encoding class I SAM-dependent methyltransferase, giving the protein MYELYTVLAEYYDAIYRRRAERVGKEIDFVEELFREDAEREVRRILDLACGTGIPTLELAGRGYEVVGLDLHEEMLAVARRKAEREGLSVEFIHGNALEIDFEEEFDAVTMFFSSIMYFDDSAIQQLFNSVKRALKPGGVFIADTPGWNIVGGNEPIVWDERKGDERLIITDWREVEPAFQKLHFKRLVQIMTPDGSVRAFMVDDELNIYTPRELRLLAEGHFRKVKIYGDLHELRPNDRRYWLVAVK; this is encoded by the coding sequence ATGTATGAGCTCTACACGGTCCTTGCCGAGTACTACGACGCGATCTACCGGAGAAGGGCCGAGCGCGTTGGGAAGGAGATAGACTTCGTGGAGGAACTCTTTAGGGAGGATGCGGAAAGGGAAGTGCGGCGAATCCTTGACCTAGCATGTGGAACCGGAATCCCAACGCTCGAACTGGCGGGGCGCGGTTACGAGGTGGTCGGCCTCGACCTCCATGAGGAGATGCTTGCCGTTGCGAGAAGAAAGGCCGAAAGGGAAGGGCTTAGCGTCGAGTTCATTCATGGAAATGCGCTTGAGATAGACTTCGAGGAGGAGTTCGACGCCGTGACGATGTTTTTCTCCAGCATTATGTATTTCGACGATTCTGCAATTCAACAATTATTTAATTCTGTAAAACGGGCGCTGAAACCTGGGGGCGTTTTCATTGCGGACACACCCGGGTGGAACATCGTCGGAGGGAATGAGCCAATAGTGTGGGACGAGCGGAAGGGCGATGAGCGGTTAATCATAACCGACTGGCGCGAGGTCGAGCCTGCCTTCCAGAAGCTCCACTTCAAGAGACTCGTGCAGATAATGACGCCCGACGGGAGCGTTAGGGCCTTCATGGTGGACGATGAACTGAACATCTACACACCGAGAGAGCTGAGGCTTTTAGCTGAGGGGCACTTCAGGAAGGTCAAAATCTACGGAGACCTCCATGAGCTTAGGCCAAACGACAGAAGGTACTGGCTGGTGGCTGTGAAGTAA
- the trm10 gene encoding tRNA (guanine(9)-/adenine(9)-N1)-methyltransferase produces MKTLADVLREALKEKGIESIGVLSKRFRKSRNKLQDIAVEIINGKGAIFRVPEKTAVAWDLNGNRVEGSHYAYAPLCMVDKFEMVLSPEELRSKLPEWPYFIIDLYHWDRHTQEEKGKICLQVSQSYGLLRDYFTGRELAVTWANDEFKSMFHGPLERITTYTGPTSEFLRENGIDEVVLLDPWAEKVLSEEDFSVKAFIIGGIVDTGGNKKKTTPKIGEELEGAGIKVRRRKIVLRGDVIGVPDRINRILGIILKMMVEGKSMDEAVYEFQEPLHARWRLRKELPKRATRYMVDGRVYRVVEKELFDEYSRWLKIRWEDFVKVLRELDLIALERKRIRHLNKISNARIINGKLYRMILLKKAAMLCYNC; encoded by the coding sequence ATGAAGACGCTCGCCGACGTTCTCAGGGAGGCATTGAAAGAGAAGGGAATCGAAAGCATAGGCGTCCTCTCAAAGCGCTTCAGGAAGTCGAGGAACAAGCTCCAGGACATCGCAGTGGAGATAATCAACGGAAAGGGAGCCATCTTCCGGGTTCCGGAGAAGACCGCCGTTGCGTGGGACCTGAACGGCAACCGCGTCGAGGGCTCCCACTACGCCTACGCTCCCCTCTGCATGGTGGACAAGTTCGAGATGGTTCTATCTCCCGAGGAACTCCGCTCAAAATTGCCCGAGTGGCCATACTTCATCATTGACCTCTACCACTGGGACAGGCACACCCAGGAGGAGAAGGGCAAGATATGCCTCCAGGTAAGCCAGAGCTACGGCCTGCTGAGGGACTACTTCACGGGGAGAGAGCTGGCCGTCACCTGGGCCAACGATGAGTTTAAATCAATGTTTCACGGCCCCCTTGAGAGAATAACAACCTATACCGGCCCAACATCGGAGTTTTTGAGAGAGAACGGCATAGACGAGGTCGTCCTCCTCGATCCCTGGGCCGAGAAGGTTCTGAGTGAGGAGGACTTCAGCGTTAAGGCATTCATAATCGGGGGAATCGTTGATACAGGTGGAAACAAAAAGAAAACTACCCCTAAAATCGGAGAGGAGCTTGAAGGGGCAGGGATAAAGGTCCGCAGGAGGAAGATAGTCCTAAGGGGCGACGTCATAGGCGTCCCCGACAGGATAAACCGCATTCTCGGCATAATCCTCAAGATGATGGTGGAAGGAAAGTCCATGGACGAGGCAGTTTACGAGTTCCAGGAGCCCCTCCATGCCCGCTGGCGCCTGAGGAAAGAACTTCCGAAGAGAGCCACCCGCTACATGGTGGACGGAAGGGTTTACAGGGTCGTTGAGAAGGAGCTCTTCGACGAGTACTCACGCTGGCTCAAGATACGCTGGGAGGACTTCGTGAAGGTTCTAAGGGAGCTAGACCTGATAGCCCTTGAGAGGAAGAGGATACGCCACCTCAACAAGATATCCAACGCGAGGATAATAAACGGAAAACTTTACCGCATGATCCTGCTCAAGAAAGCGGCGATGCTGTGCTATAACTGTTAA
- a CDS encoding valine--tRNA ligase → MLPKTYDPNEIEPKWQKFWLEEKIYKYELDEKRPSYAIDTPPPFTSGTLHLGHVLSHTWIDIIARYKRMTGYNVLFPQGFDNHGLPTELKVEKEFGISKDQPEKFLQKCVEWTWQAIEAMRNQFIRIGYSADWDLEYHTMDDWYKAAVQKSLLEFYKKGMLYRDKHPVYWCPRCRTSLAKAEVGYVEEEGFLYYIKLPLADGSGHVPIATTRPELMPACVAVFVHPDDERYKDVVGKKVKLPIFEREVPVIADEDVDPSFGTGAVYNCTYGDEQDVVWQKRYNLPVIIAINEDGTMNERAGPYKGLKTEEAREKIAEDLEKMGLLYRKEKIRHRVLRHTERSSCMAPIELLPKTQWFIKVKDFTDEIVKVAEEINWYPSDMFLRLKDWAESMDWDWVISRQRVFGTPIPFWVCDSGEVILPNEEDLPVDPRFDKPPRKCSDGSEPKPVTDVLDCWVDSSITPLIISRWHDAIKGDEEAKRWFEHNFPTALRPQGTDIIRTWAFYTIFRTYVLTGKKPWDDVLINGMVAGPDGRKMSKSYGNVVAPDEVIPKYGADALRLWTALAPPGEDHPFKWETVDYNYRFLQKVWNIYRFAERHLADFDPASAPEELEPLDRWILSRLHRLIKFATGEMERYRFNLLTRELMTFVWHEVADDYIEMIKYRLYGDDEESKLKAKAALYELLYNIMLLLAPFAPHITEELYQNLFKERIGAKSVHLLEWPKYDEARIDEEAERLGELAREIVGAMRRYKNSHGLALNAKLKHVAIYATDSYDMLKAIERDIAGTMNIERLEIIKGEPELEERIVEIKPNFRIVGPKYGKLVPKITAYLKENAEEVAKALKETGKVEFEVDRQNVELGKDDVVLRKAVFSEGEEVETAVVGDAVVVFF, encoded by the coding sequence ATGCTTCCCAAGACCTACGACCCGAACGAGATTGAGCCGAAATGGCAGAAGTTCTGGCTGGAGGAGAAGATTTACAAGTACGAGCTCGACGAGAAGAGGCCAAGCTACGCGATAGACACGCCTCCCCCCTTCACGAGCGGAACGCTCCACCTTGGTCATGTGCTCAGCCACACCTGGATTGACATCATAGCGCGCTACAAGAGAATGACCGGCTACAACGTGCTCTTCCCGCAGGGCTTCGACAACCATGGGCTTCCGACGGAGCTCAAGGTGGAGAAGGAGTTCGGAATAAGCAAAGACCAGCCCGAGAAGTTCCTCCAGAAGTGCGTCGAGTGGACCTGGCAGGCCATCGAGGCGATGCGCAACCAGTTCATAAGGATTGGCTACTCCGCCGACTGGGACCTTGAGTACCACACGATGGACGACTGGTATAAAGCGGCCGTGCAGAAGTCCCTCCTTGAGTTCTACAAGAAGGGAATGCTCTACCGCGACAAGCACCCCGTCTACTGGTGCCCGCGCTGCAGGACGAGTCTGGCCAAGGCTGAGGTTGGCTACGTGGAAGAGGAGGGCTTCCTCTACTACATCAAGCTCCCCCTCGCTGACGGCTCCGGCCACGTGCCGATAGCAACCACGAGGCCCGAGCTGATGCCTGCCTGTGTTGCCGTCTTCGTGCACCCGGACGACGAGCGCTACAAGGACGTCGTCGGCAAGAAGGTGAAGCTCCCGATATTCGAGCGTGAGGTGCCGGTTATAGCAGATGAAGACGTTGACCCGAGCTTCGGAACCGGTGCGGTCTACAACTGTACCTACGGCGACGAGCAGGACGTCGTCTGGCAGAAGCGCTACAACCTGCCGGTCATCATAGCCATCAACGAGGATGGAACGATGAACGAGAGGGCAGGGCCATACAAGGGGCTGAAGACCGAGGAGGCCAGGGAGAAAATAGCCGAAGACCTTGAGAAGATGGGCCTGCTCTACAGGAAGGAGAAGATAAGGCACCGCGTGCTGAGGCACACCGAGAGGAGCAGCTGTATGGCTCCGATTGAACTGCTCCCCAAGACCCAGTGGTTCATCAAGGTCAAGGACTTCACGGACGAGATAGTCAAGGTGGCGGAGGAGATAAACTGGTACCCGAGCGACATGTTCCTCCGGTTGAAGGACTGGGCCGAGAGCATGGACTGGGACTGGGTCATAAGCAGGCAGCGCGTTTTCGGAACGCCGATTCCCTTCTGGGTCTGCGACAGCGGTGAGGTTATCCTGCCAAACGAGGAGGACCTGCCAGTTGACCCGCGCTTCGACAAACCCCCGAGGAAGTGCTCCGACGGAAGCGAGCCCAAGCCCGTTACCGACGTCCTCGACTGCTGGGTTGATTCCAGCATAACCCCGCTCATCATAAGCAGGTGGCACGATGCAATCAAGGGCGATGAAGAGGCAAAGCGCTGGTTCGAGCACAACTTCCCGACCGCGCTCAGGCCGCAGGGAACGGACATCATAAGGACGTGGGCCTTCTACACGATATTCAGGACGTACGTGCTAACAGGAAAGAAGCCCTGGGACGACGTCCTCATCAACGGAATGGTTGCCGGCCCGGACGGCAGGAAGATGAGCAAGAGCTACGGCAACGTCGTCGCTCCCGACGAGGTTATACCGAAGTACGGCGCCGATGCGCTAAGGCTCTGGACTGCACTCGCTCCCCCGGGAGAAGACCACCCCTTCAAGTGGGAGACGGTGGACTACAACTACCGCTTCCTCCAGAAGGTCTGGAACATCTACCGCTTCGCCGAGAGGCACCTCGCTGACTTCGACCCAGCCAGCGCTCCGGAGGAGCTCGAGCCCCTCGACCGCTGGATCCTCAGCAGGCTCCACAGGCTCATAAAGTTCGCCACCGGGGAGATGGAGCGCTACCGCTTCAACCTGCTCACGAGGGAGCTCATGACCTTCGTCTGGCACGAGGTCGCCGACGACTACATCGAGATGATCAAGTACCGCCTCTACGGCGACGACGAGGAGAGCAAGCTGAAAGCTAAGGCTGCCCTCTACGAGTTGCTCTACAACATCATGCTCCTGCTCGCTCCATTTGCTCCGCACATAACCGAGGAGCTCTACCAGAACCTCTTCAAAGAACGCATCGGAGCGAAGAGCGTTCACCTCCTTGAGTGGCCGAAGTACGACGAGGCCAGGATCGATGAGGAGGCGGAAAGGCTTGGAGAACTTGCCCGCGAGATAGTCGGTGCCATGAGGCGCTACAAGAACTCCCACGGCCTGGCTTTGAACGCCAAGCTCAAGCACGTGGCCATCTACGCCACCGACAGCTACGACATGCTGAAGGCCATCGAGAGGGACATCGCGGGAACGATGAACATCGAGAGGCTGGAGATAATCAAGGGTGAGCCAGAGCTGGAGGAGCGCATCGTCGAGATAAAGCCCAACTTCAGAATCGTCGGACCCAAATATGGCAAGCTCGTGCCGAAGATAACCGCCTACCTCAAGGAGAACGCGGAGGAGGTTGCCAAGGCACTCAAAGAGACTGGAAAGGTCGAGTTTGAGGTTGATAGGCAGAATGTCGAGCTGGGCAAGGACGACGTAGTGCTCAGGAAGGCCGTCTTCAGCGAGGGTGAGGAGGTAGAGACGGCCGTCGTTGGGGACGCGGTTGTGGTGTTCTTCTGA
- the cbiB gene encoding adenosylcobinamide-phosphate synthase CbiB, translating into MEVLTVFLLALLWDLLIGEPPALVHPVVWFGKLAEFFDGIWGRRSPAMDFLAGTLTALAIVSLSLLLAFIPRHLPFPLNYALAVYLLKSSFAIRSLHEHVSRAVTGDIEEKRKAVSMIVSRDVTELDEAHLNSAAIESLAENLNDSVIAPLFYFLLFGLPGALVYRAANTLDAMLGYRNERYEFFGKFPARLDDLLNFVPARLTVLLYLPFSGRRVLKYYRLARFKLNSDKPIAAMSAVLGVMLEKPGFYRFPGREPVNDDIRRALRAYWLIVAEWIIIVALLIATGVFPCLSP; encoded by the coding sequence ATGGAGGTTCTGACGGTTTTTCTACTCGCCCTCCTCTGGGACCTGCTCATTGGAGAGCCGCCGGCGTTAGTCCACCCGGTTGTGTGGTTCGGTAAGCTGGCGGAGTTTTTTGACGGCATCTGGGGGAGGAGAAGCCCGGCTATGGATTTCCTGGCCGGTACGCTCACGGCGTTGGCCATTGTTTCTCTTTCTCTGCTCCTCGCTTTCATTCCCCGTCATCTCCCCTTTCCCCTTAACTACGCTCTCGCGGTTTACCTCCTCAAGAGCTCCTTCGCGATAAGGAGCCTCCACGAGCACGTTTCAAGGGCGGTAACCGGTGACATCGAGGAAAAGAGGAAGGCCGTCTCGATGATAGTCAGCAGGGACGTGACTGAGCTCGACGAGGCGCATCTCAACTCGGCAGCGATAGAGAGCCTCGCCGAGAACCTTAACGACTCGGTGATTGCGCCGCTCTTCTACTTCCTCCTCTTCGGCCTTCCAGGGGCGCTGGTTTACCGCGCCGCTAATACTCTCGACGCGATGCTGGGTTACAGAAACGAGCGCTACGAGTTCTTCGGCAAGTTCCCGGCGAGGCTCGACGACCTCCTCAACTTCGTCCCGGCCCGCTTAACCGTTCTCCTCTACCTCCCGTTCAGCGGACGGAGGGTTTTGAAATACTACCGCCTCGCTCGCTTCAAGCTCAACTCCGACAAGCCAATTGCGGCCATGTCAGCGGTTCTTGGGGTCATGCTCGAAAAGCCCGGTTTCTACCGCTTTCCCGGAAGGGAGCCGGTCAACGACGACATAAGGCGCGCCCTGAGGGCTTACTGGCTCATAGTTGCCGAGTGGATAATTATCGTCGCTCTACTCATTGCAACGGGGGTGTTTCCATGCTTGAGCCCGTGA
- the cobZ gene encoding alpha-ribazole phosphatase CobZ, with amino-acid sequence MDIESLLGRLESKGITLNGMLNTAMELYIGEEEEKVREELKNLMLRYLDDINVRALLMAALLLEENFEVEGDPVNLVADELIGISIAEYIGGKMALFNFFYYDTRKPGILKELPPFLDDAIGGFIAGCMTRLFEGD; translated from the coding sequence ATGGACATTGAAAGCCTCCTTGGCCGGCTTGAATCAAAGGGCATAACCCTCAACGGCATGCTCAATACAGCGATGGAGCTCTACATCGGCGAGGAAGAGGAGAAAGTCCGCGAGGAACTCAAAAACCTCATGCTGAGATACCTAGACGACATCAACGTCCGGGCTCTGCTCATGGCCGCGCTCCTCCTTGAGGAGAACTTCGAGGTTGAAGGTGACCCTGTGAACTTAGTCGCCGATGAGCTCATCGGAATAAGCATTGCCGAGTACATCGGCGGCAAGATGGCGCTCTTCAACTTCTTCTACTACGACACGAGAAAGCCCGGGATTTTAAAGGAGCTTCCTCCATTCCTCGATGATGCCATCGGCGGCTTCATAGCTGGCTGTATGACGAGGTTGTTCGAGGGGGACTAA
- a CDS encoding aminotransferase class I/II-fold pyridoxal phosphate-dependent enzyme: MLEPVKFSTYHGGSREEGLLDFSASLNPYPPEWLDEMFERAKELSNRYPYYEELEEGLGELVGGQVTITAGITEALYLLGTLALRGRKVVIPRHTYGEYERVARIFGAEVVKGPNGPDKLAELVERDSVVFFCNPNNPDGRFYRVKELKPLLDAVEDRKALLILDEAFIDFVKDADSPERENIVKLRTFTKSYGLPGIRVGYVLGFSNAFRSVRMPWSIGSTGVAFLEFLLRDSFEHLRKTMPLIWREKERLEKGLRVKSDANFFIKRVGDAKEFAEALKRYGILVRSCESFSLPEFVRFSVRRPEENGRLIEAFRELGEGF, from the coding sequence ATGCTTGAGCCCGTGAAGTTCTCAACTTACCACGGCGGGAGCAGGGAAGAGGGCCTCCTCGACTTCTCGGCCTCGCTGAACCCATATCCACCGGAATGGCTCGACGAAATGTTCGAGCGTGCAAAGGAGCTTAGCAACCGCTACCCCTACTACGAGGAGCTTGAGGAGGGGCTTGGAGAACTTGTGGGAGGGCAGGTAACGATTACGGCGGGCATTACGGAGGCCCTCTACCTCCTCGGAACGCTCGCGCTCCGCGGGAGGAAGGTGGTGATCCCGCGCCACACCTACGGCGAGTACGAGCGCGTTGCCAGAATCTTTGGGGCGGAGGTTGTTAAGGGCCCGAACGGGCCGGATAAGCTTGCGGAGCTGGTCGAGAGGGACTCCGTGGTGTTTTTCTGCAATCCGAACAACCCGGACGGGAGATTCTACCGCGTTAAAGAGCTGAAACCCCTCCTCGATGCAGTGGAGGACAGAAAAGCCCTCCTAATCCTTGACGAGGCCTTTATAGACTTTGTCAAAGATGCCGACAGCCCCGAAAGGGAGAACATCGTAAAGCTCAGAACCTTCACCAAGAGCTACGGTCTGCCCGGGATAAGGGTTGGTTACGTTCTCGGCTTCAGCAATGCCTTCAGGAGCGTTAGAATGCCGTGGAGCATAGGCTCAACCGGAGTTGCTTTCCTTGAGTTCCTGCTCAGGGACAGCTTCGAGCATTTGCGGAAGACGATGCCCCTGATCTGGCGGGAAAAGGAGAGGCTGGAGAAGGGGCTCAGGGTTAAAAGTGACGCTAACTTCTTCATCAAGCGCGTTGGAGACGCGAAAGAATTCGCCGAGGCTCTCAAGAGGTACGGAATCCTTGTGAGGAGCTGTGAGAGCTTTAGCCTGCCGGAGTTCGTCCGCTTCTCCGTCAGAAGGCCGGAGGAGAACGGGAGGCTGATTGAAGCCTTTCGGGAGCTGGGAGAAGGGTTTTAA
- the cobS gene encoding adenosylcobinamide-GDP ribazoletransferase, whose product MKNLLPFLTRIPVKGDFEKAREELWAFPFLSMVTSALPTAVLYLRLPLANVLALLSLYLTIGLLHLDGLADWADGIMVKGDREKKIKAMKDLNTGIAGLFAVVMVLLLQVYSLPLVPFYALFLAELNSKFAMLLALATRKPLGSGLGAYFMEGMNQKQMAIGTALYLLLLIPFVLIEPSSLASLLGLLAGVYVIHISLKNFGGLNGDCIGAVAEITRAGTLLVMAFLWAYLGG is encoded by the coding sequence ATGAAGAACCTCCTACCGTTCCTGACAAGGATTCCAGTAAAAGGAGACTTCGAGAAGGCCAGGGAAGAACTCTGGGCTTTTCCTTTCCTCTCCATGGTTACTTCAGCCCTCCCGACGGCTGTTCTTTACCTCAGACTCCCCCTCGCCAACGTTCTTGCACTCCTCTCGCTCTACCTCACCATAGGCCTCCTGCACCTTGACGGCCTCGCCGACTGGGCCGATGGGATAATGGTGAAGGGCGATCGCGAGAAGAAAATAAAGGCAATGAAGGATCTGAACACCGGAATAGCGGGCCTCTTCGCGGTGGTCATGGTTCTGCTCCTTCAGGTTTACTCGCTCCCGCTCGTTCCCTTCTACGCGCTCTTTTTGGCCGAACTCAACTCCAAGTTCGCCATGCTCCTCGCACTGGCAACGAGAAAACCCCTAGGCTCCGGTTTGGGGGCATACTTCATGGAGGGGATGAACCAAAAACAGATGGCCATCGGAACGGCCCTTTACCTCCTCCTGCTGATCCCCTTTGTCTTAATCGAACCCTCCTCGCTTGCATCTCTCCTCGGCCTTTTGGCAGGGGTTTATGTCATACACATCTCGCTGAAGAACTTCGGCGGCCTTAACGGCGACTGCATAGGGGCAGTGGCGGAGATAACGAGGGCCGGGACGCTTTTGGTCATGGCATTCCTGTGGGCTTACCTCGGCGGCTGA
- a CDS encoding uracil-DNA glycosylase family protein yields the protein MLLRFEELRKVGDVYINPRNFRVEPLFIRDWRDLLGLDERTYGLYARTIYNPGERFLAVDRKDEKLAGELEALYRELLRRPLRFCREEYYHYQLEVGEFDGLPFANGWPGSGVVLVGEAPGRKGCGKTGICFYRDASGMLLRKTLFQLGINPDFVYITNVVKCNPPENRLRGFGEGELGLLQRELEILKPEAMFAIGRTAEKALKRLGYEAVYLRHPAWYVRRGVREPGEEMMEEYSVIKEAFGEWRF from the coding sequence ATGCTCCTGAGGTTTGAAGAGCTAAGAAAAGTCGGCGACGTTTACATAAACCCCCGGAACTTCAGGGTTGAACCCCTCTTTATCCGGGACTGGAGGGACCTTCTGGGCCTCGATGAGAGGACTTACGGCCTCTACGCCCGGACGATTTACAACCCCGGAGAGCGCTTTCTCGCTGTGGACAGAAAAGATGAAAAGCTCGCGGGGGAGCTTGAGGCCCTTTACCGGGAGCTTCTCCGTCGGCCCCTGCGGTTCTGCCGCGAGGAGTACTACCACTACCAGCTTGAGGTGGGCGAGTTTGATGGCTTACCATTCGCCAACGGCTGGCCCGGCTCGGGAGTGGTGCTCGTGGGGGAGGCGCCGGGAAGGAAAGGCTGCGGAAAGACGGGGATATGCTTCTACCGCGACGCCTCCGGAATGCTGCTCAGGAAGACACTCTTCCAGCTCGGCATTAACCCTGACTTCGTCTACATCACCAACGTTGTCAAGTGCAATCCGCCGGAGAACAGGTTGAGGGGCTTCGGTGAGGGCGAGCTTGGTCTCCTCCAGCGGGAGCTTGAAATCCTGAAGCCAGAGGCCATGTTTGCCATCGGCAGAACGGCGGAGAAGGCCCTGAAAAGGCTTGGCTATGAGGCCGTCTACCTCCGGCACCCCGCTTGGTACGTGCGCAGGGGCGTGAGGGAACCGGGGGAGGAGATGATGGAGGAGTACTCGGTGATAAAGGAGGCCTTCGGGGAATGGAGGTTCTGA